From a region of the Tiliqua scincoides isolate rTilSci1 chromosome 4, rTilSci1.hap2, whole genome shotgun sequence genome:
- the RRS1 gene encoding ribosome biogenesis regulatory protein homolog — protein sequence MATPSVEELLARAEEREAETRRGVTVQKELELDLGHLLGMDGSPVARAVLTGPSPEREALLRALARDNTQLLVGRLWGLPAERAESGAGPVVAQLPEPSTRLPREKPLPRPRPPTRWEQFARLKGIRPTRKKRGTLVWDEAAKEWRRRWGYRRAGGDPSRQWLLEVPDTADPLEDQFAKRRQEKRERVARNELSRLRNLARAHSAELHPTGHQDRAELGRVTSLARLSTASHGRFQPRLPKESPALPSSGARGKKRRFGPVLGDLEGEKKRHLELARSLGRKKPPLDLTRAVNRQLREEEREAAGAKGRKRGQRGKRARRQQRPGGASKGAAHRGKKQGRPGSMSGKRKKK from the coding sequence ATGGCGACCCCCTCggtggaggagctgctggcgcgCGCCGAGGAGCGCGAGGCGGAGACGCGGCGCGGCGTGACGGTGCAGAAGGAGCTGGAGCTGGACCTGGGCCACCTGCTGGGAATGGACGGGAGCCCCGTGGCGCGCGCCGTGCTGACGGGGCCCTCCCCTGAGCGCGAGGCGCTCCTGCGCGCCCTGGCCCGCGACAACACGCAGCTGCTGGTGGGGCGGCTGTGGGGGCTGCCGGCGGAGCGGGCCGAGAGCGGGGCCGGGCCGGTGGTGGCGCAGCTGCCGGAGCCGTCGACGCGCCTGCCCCGGGAGAAGCCCCTGCCCAGGCCGCGGCCCCCCACGCGCTGGGAGCAGTTCGCGCGGCTGAAGGGCATCCGGCCCACGCGCAAGAAGCGGGGCACGCTGGTGTGGGACGAGGCGGCCAAGGAGTGGCGGAGGCGCTGGGGCTATCGCCGCGCCGGCGGGGACCCTTCCCGCcagtggctgctggaggtgcCGGACACGGCCGACCCCCTCGAGGACCAGTTCGCCAAGCGGCGTCAGGAGAAGCGTGAGCGGGTGGCGCGCAACGAGCTCAGCCGCCTACGGAACCTGGCGCGGGCCCACAGCGCTGAGCTGCACCCGACGGGCCACCAGGACCGGGCTGAGCTGGGCCGTGTCACCTCCCTGGCCCGCCTCTCCACCGCCTCCCACGGCCGCTTCCAGCCGCGACTGCCCAAGGAGtcgcctgccctgcccagcagcggCGCCCGCGGCAAGAAGCGCCGCTTTGGGCCGGTGCTGGGGGACctggaaggagagaagaagcGGCACCTGGAGCTGGCCCGAAGCCTGGGCCGGAAGAAGCCGCCCCTGGACCTCACCCGCGCTGTCAACAGGCAGCTCCGCGAAGAGGagcgggaggctgctggagccAAGGGCAGGAAGCGCGGGCAGCGGGGCAAGAGGGCTCGGCGGCAGCAGCGACCCGGTGGTGCCAGCAAAGGGGCAGCCCACAGAGGGAAGAAGCAGGGCCGCCCAGGCAGCATGAGCGGCAAGAGAAAAAAGAAGTGA